In Natronococcus sp. AD-5, the genomic window GTCCGAGAAGTGACGTCAGAGTAGCCGTCGAACGGCGGTGCCCGCCCGATCGCACAGCCGGCGTGCGGTCGGTGCGGAAACCGGTTCGGTCGTTACTGCGGAAGGGACGCTCCGTCCGGCTGACCACTGGTGAGCGTTTTCTACTTTCGGCGAGTACCCCGTTCGATGACCGACGAGAGCCCAGCGCGCGTGCTCATCGCGGGAGCGAGCGGCGACACCGGGACGGAACTGCTGGCCGTGTTACGACCGACGGAGTTCACCGTCCGCGCGACGACGCGGTCGTACACGAACGTCGAACAGCTCCAGCGTCTCGGCGCCGACGAGGTCGTCGTCGCCGACTTCTTCAAATCCGGCGACTCGGTCGCGGCCGTCGAGGACTGCGATATCGTCTGCTGTGCGCTCGGCACGCCGCCGAGCTATCGTCACACCGTCGGCGGAAAGCTGGTGGACCGAACCGGCGTCAGCAACCTCCTGACGGCAGCGGTGAGCGAGGGCGTCTCGCACTTCGTCCACCAGAGCGCGATCGGCGTCGGCAGTTCGAAGGCGGGACTCCCGCTTCCGGCCAGACTCGTCATTCGGGGATCGTTGAAGGCGAAGCACGACGCCGAGACCGCGATTCGCCGGTCGGAGATCGACTACACGATCGTTCGTCCCGGGAAACTCACGAACGAGCCCCCGAGCGGCGATATCGTCGTCGGCGAGGGCGGCGACTCCGTCTCGGGATCGATCTCGCGAGCCGACGTCGCGCGGGTCATGGCCGCGGCTCC contains:
- a CDS encoding NAD(P)-binding oxidoreductase; translation: MTDESPARVLIAGASGDTGTELLAVLRPTEFTVRATTRSYTNVEQLQRLGADEVVVADFFKSGDSVAAVEDCDIVCCALGTPPSYRHTVGGKLVDRTGVSNLLTAAVSEGVSHFVHQSAIGVGSSKAGLPLPARLVIRGSLKAKHDAETAIRRSEIDYTIVRPGKLTNEPPSGDIVVGEGGDSVSGSISRADVARVMAAAPFTGDARNRTLEVVNRGGLSGPPKRVVDVDWAFDRINADPDRMRL